A region of Maridesulfovibrio sp. DNA encodes the following proteins:
- a CDS encoding cytochrome c maturation protein CcmE yields the protein MAKKGGKGVYVAALILFLGGLGYLIYSGISQDSVYFLNVSEALAMEESELGQARLFGKVAPAGIERKNGGLGVAFDLSDQKEAAKTLRVDYSGAVPDTFKEGVEVIVEGNFVNGHEMFRATSLITKCPSKYEKENRKG from the coding sequence ATGGCCAAGAAAGGCGGAAAAGGCGTCTATGTTGCTGCCTTAATCCTTTTTCTCGGTGGACTTGGATACCTGATTTACTCAGGAATTTCACAGGACAGCGTGTATTTTCTTAATGTTTCAGAAGCCCTTGCCATGGAAGAGTCGGAACTCGGACAGGCAAGGCTTTTCGGCAAAGTAGCCCCGGCTGGTATTGAACGCAAAAACGGTGGGCTCGGAGTCGCTTTTGATCTCTCTGATCAGAAGGAAGCCGCGAAAACTCTTCGTGTGGATTACAGTGGTGCTGTTCCAGATACCTTCAAAGAAGGGGTCGAGGTTATTGTGGAAGGTAATTTTGTCAATGGGCATGAAATGTTCAGGGCAACTTCACTGATAACCAAGTGTCCATCCAAGTATGAGAAAGAAAATCGCAAGGGATGA
- a CDS encoding hemolysin family protein: protein MLELILSVSVATLISAYCSVSEAVFYSFPWSRIETLRKEGNKSGAILHKLRSNVDRPITAILTLNTVAHTAGAAFAGAAWAGVYGADTLPWFTLGFTIIILVLSEILPKTIGIVYCEPLGRVLARPMEILIWIFLPVIWVCGIFSRLVNRKGEGPQATEDDIRAMVSLTRRSGAIKPYEALSIANILSLDDKIVEQIMTPRTVVFSLPAEMTVAEAHAKFSAWPHSRIPVYEGDDSEDIVGVIYRRSVFEALADDQDEVKLSELMKPVRFALENLTLDKLLVKFLESRMHLFVVLDEYGGMSGVVTLEDVMEEILGSEIVDETDQVVDMRELARRRRKELVVSKEEASADVSK from the coding sequence ATGCTGGAATTAATACTTTCCGTCAGTGTAGCCACACTTATTTCCGCCTACTGCTCAGTCAGTGAAGCCGTATTTTATTCCTTTCCGTGGAGCAGGATTGAAACCCTGCGCAAGGAAGGTAACAAGTCCGGGGCGATTCTGCACAAGCTGCGTTCCAATGTGGATAGGCCAATCACTGCTATCCTGACCCTTAACACAGTTGCCCATACCGCTGGAGCCGCTTTTGCCGGTGCCGCGTGGGCCGGCGTTTACGGTGCGGATACCCTGCCCTGGTTTACCCTCGGCTTCACAATTATTATTCTTGTTCTTTCCGAAATTCTGCCGAAGACCATCGGAATTGTTTACTGTGAACCGCTGGGACGGGTTCTGGCCCGGCCAATGGAAATTTTAATTTGGATATTCCTTCCGGTTATCTGGGTTTGCGGCATTTTCTCCCGTCTGGTCAACAGAAAAGGGGAAGGTCCGCAAGCTACGGAAGATGATATAAGAGCTATGGTCAGCCTGACCAGGAGATCCGGGGCGATCAAACCGTATGAAGCCCTCTCAATTGCCAACATCCTGTCGTTGGACGACAAGATTGTTGAGCAAATTATGACTCCCCGGACTGTTGTCTTCTCTCTTCCTGCTGAGATGACCGTAGCCGAGGCTCATGCCAAGTTCAGTGCATGGCCCCACAGCCGTATTCCCGTTTATGAAGGGGATGATTCTGAAGACATTGTCGGGGTCATCTACAGGCGTTCCGTTTTTGAAGCGCTTGCTGATGATCAGGATGAAGTCAAATTGTCCGAGTTGATGAAACCTGTACGTTTTGCGTTGGAAAATCTCACTTTGGACAAACTTCTGGTTAAGTTCCTTGAAAGCCGCATGCATTTGTTTGTGGTGCTTGACGAGTACGGTGGAATGTCAGGGGTTGTTACCCTTGAAGATGTAATGGAAGAAATCCTCGGCAGTGAAATCGTGGACGAAACCGATCAGGTTGTGGACATGCGCGAACTTGCCCGCAGGAGAAGAAAAGAACTTGTCGTCAGCAAGGAAGAAGCTTCCGCTGACGTTTCGAAATAG